In one Thermaerobacter sp. PB12/4term genomic region, the following are encoded:
- a CDS encoding flagellar FliJ family protein, which produces MAMASGEPFRLQRVWDVRRLEALARLGEWGRWQARARQAQEEATLLEAQRRQAAGELAAVGPARPALEMVARWRELEQLGRRCQAAAGRAQVLRREAETRQQAAVAARREEQAYERLHDRHQRRQRQEAARREQAHLDEVAGRRPAREEVTGHDPW; this is translated from the coding sequence ATGGCCATGGCAAGCGGGGAGCCGTTCCGCTTGCAACGGGTATGGGATGTACGCCGCCTGGAGGCCCTGGCCCGGCTGGGGGAGTGGGGTCGCTGGCAGGCCCGGGCCCGGCAGGCGCAAGAGGAAGCGACCCTGCTGGAAGCCCAGCGGCGGCAGGCGGCGGGCGAGCTGGCGGCCGTGGGACCGGCCCGGCCGGCCTTGGAGATGGTGGCCCGCTGGCGGGAGCTGGAGCAGCTGGGACGGCGCTGCCAGGCGGCGGCCGGGCGGGCCCAGGTCCTGCGGCGGGAAGCCGAAACCCGCCAGCAGGCGGCCGTCGCGGCCCGGCGGGAGGAACAGGCCTACGAGCGACTCCACGACCGGCACCAGCGGCGGCAGCGCCAGGAGGCGGCGAGGCGGGAGCAAGCCCATCTGGACGAGGTGGCGGGCCGCCGGCCGGCGAGGGAGGAGGTGACGGGCCATGACCCGTGGTGA
- a CDS encoding flagellar hook protein FlgE, with protein MMRSLYAGISGLQNHQLRMDVVGNNIANVNTVGYKSSRVTFKELFNQTLRGASAPAGPARGGTNPIQIGLGTALGGIDVIHQAGNPQVTGVVTDMAIQGDGFFVLQDATGGYAYTRAGDFRLDAEGYLVNADGLRVLGWQAQGGVLPARDALNLGAVRVPVDLAVPAQASTRVTWSSNLDATAPTSSPLTQAIDVYDSLGNSHTLIFTFTRTGPNQWSWDAAAAADPVTSLGSGTLTFSSAGLLTAGSPGTVNFNPPGADPMTLTVDFAGLTQYAGPSTAEATADGYPAGQLTSFSVDASGTITGTFSNGMTQPIAQVALAAFANPAGLLRDGNLYWESNNSGVARIGEAGIGGRGSITPGALEMSNVDLSREFVDMIVTQRGFQANSRVITTSDEMLQELVNLKR; from the coding sequence ATGATGCGCTCGCTGTACGCCGGCATCTCTGGGCTTCAGAACCACCAGCTCCGGATGGATGTGGTCGGCAACAACATCGCCAACGTCAACACCGTGGGCTACAAGTCGAGCCGCGTGACCTTCAAGGAGCTGTTCAACCAGACCCTGCGGGGGGCCTCGGCGCCCGCCGGGCCGGCCCGGGGCGGGACGAACCCGATCCAGATCGGCCTGGGCACGGCCCTGGGCGGGATCGACGTGATCCACCAAGCCGGCAACCCCCAGGTGACGGGCGTGGTCACGGACATGGCCATCCAGGGCGACGGGTTCTTCGTGCTGCAGGACGCCACGGGCGGCTACGCCTACACCCGGGCCGGCGACTTCCGGCTGGATGCCGAGGGTTACCTGGTGAATGCCGATGGCCTGCGGGTGCTCGGCTGGCAGGCCCAGGGCGGTGTGCTGCCGGCCCGGGACGCCCTCAACCTGGGCGCCGTCCGCGTCCCCGTGGACCTGGCCGTACCGGCCCAGGCCAGCACCCGGGTGACGTGGTCCAGCAACCTGGATGCCACGGCACCCACGTCCAGTCCCCTGACCCAGGCCATCGACGTCTACGACTCGCTGGGGAATTCCCATACGCTGATCTTCACCTTCACCCGTACCGGGCCGAACCAGTGGTCGTGGGACGCCGCCGCGGCCGCCGACCCGGTCACCTCCCTCGGCTCGGGCACCCTGACCTTCAGCAGCGCGGGACTTCTCACGGCCGGCAGCCCGGGCACCGTGAACTTCAACCCGCCCGGCGCCGACCCCATGACCCTGACCGTCGACTTTGCCGGCTTGACCCAGTACGCCGGGCCGTCCACCGCCGAGGCCACGGCCGACGGTTATCCCGCCGGGCAGCTGACGTCCTTCAGCGTCGATGCATCGGGCACCATCACCGGCACCTTCTCCAACGGGATGACCCAGCCCATCGCCCAGGTGGCGCTGGCCGCCTTCGCCAACCCGGCCGGCCTGCTGCGCGACGGCAACCTCTACTGGGAATCCAACAACTCCGGGGTGGCCCGGATCGGGGAGGCGGGCATCGGCGGGCGCGGCTCCATCACCCCGGGGGCCCTGGAGATGTCCAACGTCGACCTGTCCCGGGAGTTCGTCGACATGATCGTGACCCAGCGGGGCTTCCAGGCCAACTCCCGGGTCATCACCACCTCCGACGAGATGCTGCAGGAGCTGGTCAACCTCAAGCGGTAA
- a CDS encoding flagellar hook-length control protein FliK has translation MTRGDGPVAVPVRWGSAAAGAAGTGAAVPGGIRTAGGPQGQAAGRRPGEVFAELLDQARAGRGSSPGPAGGTAPAGSGSAGSGEDSGRDTRRAAGGEVMGLVVPALFPLSPMPAPGDQVGAGLESRARGHGTEAVAVEGWFGTREAAGPRPAGLPARGGAAGGFEPREAAARSGTAPEAGTESEGSGRLGVAKAQDSGPGAGHNGAPGGAPGAGGAEGAGRDAPATGGPDPTAAGGTAAGRSPSPAPEAGSASQGKAGPAESAGPSTGRAQPVAGTTGAAATAASGSGTTSGPTAPAAGPVSGTGAMVGAGAFLEPPGSGTPVSAAGGPDAATGPGAAAGGAAGPGGVPGSGRPETPAPAPALLPGQPGGGLLAGGGEPAAGDGKAGTTSPAMTGAMAAAAGGAPVPAAAGPGAGAEAYGAGWPGPASGQAAAVAGMASLPAGQGGPLLPGTAGVVVPASQGTGIPEGTAAAGAAGPGRPLPPPGRGEGEPLAPAAAAARGMASPAAAALPGAAGGGPVDAGRWAAAVARWIEGLEWHRAGDRHRLRLELAPAHLGPLHVEVAGDGSALAARLTVFHPDTLALVQRHLDELRQALTARGYQVQGLEVGLAAGGTPGQSGQQGPGGQGGQGTAWAWAAGGVPSAAGPSPRDVPSAGPGTAAFPGGGGGRLDVRI, from the coding sequence ATGACCCGTGGTGATGGGCCGGTGGCGGTGCCGGTGCGATGGGGGTCTGCCGCCGCAGGTGCCGCGGGAACGGGGGCGGCGGTCCCGGGTGGCATTCGTACCGCCGGGGGCCCCCAGGGGCAGGCGGCGGGCCGGCGGCCGGGAGAGGTATTCGCCGAGCTGCTGGACCAGGCCCGGGCCGGGCGGGGCAGTTCCCCTGGTCCGGCGGGCGGTACGGCTCCCGCCGGCTCCGGCAGTGCGGGATCTGGAGAGGACAGCGGCCGTGACACCCGCCGTGCCGCCGGCGGAGAGGTCATGGGGCTGGTCGTGCCTGCCCTGTTTCCCCTGAGTCCCATGCCGGCCCCCGGCGACCAGGTTGGGGCCGGCCTCGAATCCCGTGCCCGGGGTCACGGGACCGAGGCGGTTGCGGTGGAAGGGTGGTTCGGCACCCGTGAAGCTGCCGGGCCGCGGCCGGCAGGGCTACCGGCGCGGGGGGGTGCAGCGGGCGGATTCGAACCCCGGGAGGCTGCCGCCAGGTCCGGTACGGCGCCGGAGGCCGGGACGGAAAGCGAAGGCAGCGGCCGGCTGGGGGTCGCGAAGGCGCAGGACAGCGGTCCTGGCGCCGGGCACAACGGCGCCCCCGGTGGGGCACCGGGGGCGGGAGGGGCCGAAGGAGCGGGGCGTGACGCCCCGGCGACAGGGGGACCGGATCCCACTGCCGCCGGCGGGACGGCGGCAGGCCGGAGCCCGTCTCCTGCCCCCGAGGCCGGCAGCGCCTCCCAGGGCAAGGCCGGCCCGGCGGAATCCGCAGGGCCCTCGACCGGCCGCGCCCAGCCCGTCGCGGGGACCACCGGGGCGGCCGCCACCGCCGCTTCCGGCTCCGGCACGACCTCGGGCCCCACCGCCCCGGCTGCCGGCCCGGTGTCGGGAACCGGGGCGATGGTTGGGGCAGGGGCGTTCCTTGAGCCGCCGGGAAGCGGAACGCCGGTTTCGGCGGCGGGTGGCCCGGACGCGGCCACGGGTCCGGGTGCTGCCGCCGGCGGAGCCGCCGGACCCGGCGGCGTCCCGGGTAGCGGCCGGCCGGAGACGCCGGCGCCGGCCCCGGCCTTGTTGCCCGGACAACCCGGTGGCGGGCTCCTGGCCGGAGGCGGCGAACCGGCGGCAGGGGATGGCAAGGCCGGGACCACCTCGCCGGCGATGACGGGTGCGATGGCTGCCGCGGCCGGCGGGGCACCGGTCCCCGCCGCCGCGGGGCCGGGGGCCGGGGCGGAAGCTTACGGCGCAGGGTGGCCTGGGCCGGCCTCCGGCCAAGCGGCGGCCGTAGCCGGCATGGCGAGCCTGCCTGCGGGACAGGGTGGGCCGCTGCTGCCGGGGACAGCCGGGGTCGTGGTGCCGGCGTCCCAGGGGACCGGCATCCCCGAGGGCACGGCCGCGGCGGGAGCGGCCGGCCCGGGCCGGCCGCTCCCGCCGCCGGGGAGGGGTGAAGGGGAGCCCCTGGCGCCTGCGGCTGCGGCGGCCAGGGGGATGGCATCGCCGGCGGCGGCCGCGCTGCCGGGAGCGGCCGGTGGCGGCCCCGTGGACGCCGGCCGGTGGGCGGCGGCGGTGGCCCGCTGGATTGAAGGGCTCGAGTGGCACCGGGCCGGCGACCGGCACCGGTTGCGGCTGGAACTGGCTCCGGCCCACCTGGGACCCCTGCACGTGGAGGTAGCGGGGGACGGCAGCGCGCTGGCGGCCCGGCTCACGGTGTTCCACCCCGACACCCTGGCCCTGGTCCAGCGTCACCTGGACGAACTCCGCCAGGCCCTGACCGCCCGCGGCTACCAGGTACAGGGTCTCGAAGTGGGGCTGGCGGCCGGCGGGACTCCCGGTCAATCCGGGCAGCAGGGGCCGGGCGGCCAGGGTGGCCAGGGCACGGCCTGGGCCTGGGCCGCAGGCGGGGTCCCGAGCGCGGCCGGCCCCAGCCCGAGGGACGTTCCTTCTGCCGGCCCGGGCACGGCGGCCTTCCCGGGAGGGGGCGGCGGGCGGCTGGACGTCCGGATCTAG
- a CDS encoding FliI/YscN family ATPase — translation MTVPAAPTRPGPPGRVGAGATSGPGLQGAQGTGGLLDWDRLKAAVQAAEPRPCQGWVEQVVGLAVEARGPVSSLGELCWIDRPGRPPVPAEVVGFRGARTLLMPLGDARAIRPGSRVEATGQGFRVAVGEGLLGRVLDGLGRPLDGGGPVAAEAWYPAEADPPPPLARRPIREPLPVGVRAIDALLTCGRGQRVGIFAGSGVGKSTLLAMMTRHTAADVVVVALIGERNREVRDFVDHHLAGSRRRTVVVAATADRPALVRIKAAQVATAIAEFFRDRGRHVLLVMDSVTRYAMALREVGLAVGEPPATRGYPPSVFAALPRLLERAGTGDRGSITGFYTVLVDGDDFNEPVADAVRGTLDGHIVLSRQLAEEGQFPAVDVLASVSRLMPELVDAAHWAAAQRLRRWLGAYREARDLVEIGAYQRGTNPDVDRALERMPAIRAFLSQGRDEAASFSEAVARLQEVAGGDAAGEQRA, via the coding sequence ATGACGGTGCCGGCCGCCCCGACCCGGCCCGGTCCCCCGGGCCGGGTCGGAGCTGGGGCTACATCGGGTCCTGGCCTTCAAGGCGCGCAGGGGACCGGTGGGCTCCTGGACTGGGACCGGCTGAAGGCGGCCGTGCAGGCGGCCGAACCTCGCCCCTGCCAGGGCTGGGTGGAACAGGTGGTCGGCCTGGCGGTCGAGGCCCGGGGCCCCGTGAGCTCCCTGGGGGAGCTTTGCTGGATCGACCGGCCGGGACGGCCGCCGGTGCCGGCCGAAGTGGTGGGGTTTCGCGGCGCCCGCACCCTGCTGATGCCCCTGGGTGATGCCCGGGCCATCCGGCCGGGCAGCCGGGTGGAGGCCACGGGCCAGGGGTTCCGGGTGGCCGTGGGCGAGGGCCTGCTGGGCCGGGTGCTGGACGGGCTCGGCCGGCCCCTGGACGGCGGGGGTCCGGTGGCGGCGGAAGCCTGGTACCCGGCGGAAGCCGACCCCCCGCCGCCCCTGGCCCGCCGGCCCATCCGGGAGCCCTTGCCCGTGGGGGTTCGCGCCATCGACGCCCTGCTGACCTGCGGCCGGGGCCAGCGGGTGGGCATCTTCGCCGGCAGCGGCGTGGGCAAGAGCACCCTCCTGGCCATGATGACCCGGCACACGGCGGCGGACGTGGTGGTGGTGGCCCTGATCGGCGAGCGGAACCGGGAGGTGCGGGACTTCGTCGACCACCATCTGGCCGGTAGCCGCCGGCGCACGGTGGTGGTGGCGGCCACCGCCGACCGGCCGGCCCTGGTGCGCATCAAGGCGGCCCAGGTGGCCACGGCCATTGCCGAGTTCTTCCGCGACCGGGGCCGCCACGTGCTGCTGGTGATGGATTCGGTGACCCGCTACGCCATGGCCCTGCGGGAGGTGGGCCTGGCCGTGGGCGAGCCGCCGGCCACCCGCGGCTACCCGCCGTCGGTCTTCGCCGCCCTGCCGCGGCTGCTGGAGCGGGCGGGGACCGGGGACCGCGGCAGCATCACCGGCTTCTACACGGTGCTGGTGGACGGGGACGACTTCAACGAGCCCGTCGCCGACGCGGTGCGGGGAACGCTGGACGGCCACATCGTCCTTTCCCGCCAGCTGGCCGAGGAGGGCCAGTTCCCCGCGGTGGACGTGCTGGCCAGCGTCAGCCGCCTGATGCCGGAGCTGGTCGATGCGGCCCACTGGGCGGCGGCCCAGCGGCTGCGGCGGTGGCTGGGCGCCTACCGGGAGGCCCGCGACCTGGTGGAGATCGGCGCCTACCAGCGGGGCACCAACCCCGATGTCGACCGGGCCCTGGAGCGCATGCCGGCCATCCGGGCCTTTCTCTCCCAGGGGCGCGACGAGGCGGCTTCCTTTTCCGAGGCGGTGGCCCGGCTCCAGGAGGTGGCCGGCGGGGACGCCGCCGGCGAGCAGCGTGCCTGA
- a CDS encoding FliH/SctL family protein: MKWSSRVGDARRPVPARWPVLGPLPGPGTAAPGLRPVNWQPVGPAGGTVAPAAAGEAAAPAEAAPAAGPLPAAAQAAAGRRARRWLRRARRAAAAHLEKARREADALCRQAREEGFRRGEQEGRARWETACRQLEEQAARQREELAAAYRQLVEASAGPVLELVLVLARRVAGEALAVDAAALRRQIEAALARLGSEGARVLVHPESLARLEEASPLPAGVELVADLTLAPGDYRVDTPRGLIDGRVEAQMQRLGRALREARPGGGAGSGSDVTAGEEAAGVRTDAAPEGREGA, encoded by the coding sequence ATGAAGTGGTCGTCTAGGGTGGGAGACGCCCGGCGGCCGGTTCCCGCCCGCTGGCCGGTGCTGGGGCCCCTGCCCGGCCCCGGCACGGCGGCCCCCGGGCTCCGGCCGGTGAACTGGCAGCCCGTGGGCCCGGCGGGCGGGACGGTGGCCCCCGCCGCTGCGGGCGAGGCCGCTGCCCCAGCGGAGGCCGCACCGGCTGCCGGACCGTTGCCGGCAGCTGCCCAGGCGGCGGCCGGCCGGCGGGCCCGCCGCTGGCTCCGGAGGGCCAGGCGGGCGGCGGCCGCCCACCTGGAGAAGGCCCGGCGGGAGGCTGACGCCCTGTGCCGTCAGGCGCGGGAGGAGGGCTTCCGCCGGGGCGAGCAGGAAGGCCGGGCGCGGTGGGAGACGGCCTGCCGGCAACTGGAGGAACAGGCAGCCCGCCAGCGGGAGGAACTGGCCGCCGCCTACCGGCAGCTGGTGGAGGCTTCCGCAGGGCCCGTGCTGGAGCTGGTCCTGGTCCTGGCCCGCCGGGTGGCGGGCGAGGCCCTGGCGGTCGATGCCGCCGCCCTGCGCCGCCAGATCGAGGCGGCCCTGGCCCGGCTGGGGAGCGAGGGGGCCCGGGTGCTGGTGCATCCCGAGAGCCTGGCCCGGCTGGAGGAGGCGTCGCCCCTGCCCGCTGGCGTGGAGCTGGTGGCCGACCTGACCCTGGCGCCCGGCGACTACCGGGTGGACACACCCCGGGGGCTCATCGACGGCCGGGTGGAGGCCCAGATGCAGCGCCTCGGTCGGGCCCTCCGGGAGGCCCGGCCCGGGGGCGGGGCGGGCTCCGGGTCGGATGTCACCGCCGGCGAGGAGGCCGCCGGGGTCCGGACCGATGCCGCCCCGGAGGGGAGGGAAGGAGCATGA
- a CDS encoding flagellar FlbD family protein, which produces MVPVTRLDGREVVVNAELIETLEATPDTVITLTTGRRLVVREPVERVIERVVAYRRRILAPAGGPGGAGASCAPASPAPAAGSTGHEDGDPR; this is translated from the coding sequence GTGGTGCCGGTGACCCGCCTGGACGGCCGGGAAGTGGTGGTCAACGCGGAGCTGATCGAGACCCTGGAGGCCACGCCCGATACGGTGATCACGCTGACCACGGGCCGGCGCCTGGTGGTGCGGGAACCCGTGGAACGGGTGATCGAGCGGGTGGTGGCCTACCGGCGGCGCATCCTGGCGCCGGCCGGGGGACCGGGAGGGGCAGGGGCGTCCTGCGCCCCGGCCTCGCCCGCCCCGGCCGCCGGGTCCACCGGGCACGAGGACGGTGACCCCAGGTGA
- the fliF gene encoding flagellar basal-body MS-ring/collar protein FliF, translating to MPLAQVRQIPQQFMAWFRQLRPAARWVVVSAAALALAGLVALALAGRSGPQWAPLFTQLDPTDAAAIAGQLEEQGIPFQLAQGGQAILVPAEQVDRLRLDLAAQGLPRQGTVGLELLENMPMGATEFERQVQYLRGLQGELARTIGRLEGVEAARVHVVLPERSPFVSQQRPATAAVLVQLKPGAELEPEQVRSIMHLVASAVEGLKPEDVTVVDTTGRLLSAGVEPAQEGSAVVPGDRFEVERRFEAELQRSLQTLLEQVLGPGNVIARVNAELNFDQQVVERHLFEPPADGGQGILRSIQELQETFTGRPAPGGVPGDSNIPTYPQVGGGTGDYQRSERTANYEVNQVVDRVQVAPGAVRRLSVAVVVNGDLTPERRQALQQAVAAAIGSDPQRQDQVEVVAMPFDTTVADRLQQSLEEERQAREATRRMALLAGAAGLALLALVLLVVAWRRRRLARRLLEAQAAGHGLPAAPGSTAGTVAAGPAGRGTAAVPGPGGPVPGPAGAAATGANGRAAEATVLEQVSELVKNQPEHVAQVIRSWLAERSAN from the coding sequence ATGCCCCTGGCACAGGTGCGGCAGATTCCCCAGCAATTCATGGCCTGGTTCCGGCAGCTTAGGCCGGCAGCCCGGTGGGTGGTGGTCTCGGCGGCGGCTCTGGCCCTGGCCGGCCTGGTGGCGCTGGCCCTGGCAGGGCGCAGCGGGCCCCAGTGGGCCCCCCTCTTCACTCAGCTGGACCCCACCGACGCCGCGGCCATCGCCGGCCAGCTTGAGGAGCAAGGCATCCCCTTCCAGCTGGCCCAGGGCGGCCAGGCCATTCTGGTGCCGGCGGAACAGGTCGACCGGCTGCGCCTGGACCTGGCCGCCCAGGGACTGCCGCGCCAGGGGACGGTGGGCCTGGAGCTTCTGGAGAACATGCCGATGGGCGCCACGGAGTTCGAGCGGCAGGTGCAGTACTTGCGGGGGCTCCAGGGCGAGCTGGCCCGCACCATCGGCCGGCTGGAGGGGGTGGAGGCGGCGCGGGTGCATGTGGTGCTGCCCGAGCGCAGCCCCTTCGTCAGCCAGCAGCGGCCTGCCACCGCGGCGGTGCTGGTCCAGCTGAAACCAGGGGCAGAGCTCGAGCCGGAGCAGGTGCGGTCCATCATGCACCTGGTCGCCTCGGCGGTGGAAGGCCTGAAGCCCGAAGACGTGACGGTGGTGGATACCACCGGCCGCCTGCTCTCGGCCGGGGTCGAGCCGGCCCAGGAAGGGAGCGCCGTGGTGCCGGGTGACCGCTTCGAGGTGGAACGCCGCTTCGAGGCGGAGCTGCAGCGCAGCCTCCAGACCCTGCTGGAACAGGTCCTGGGTCCGGGCAACGTCATCGCCCGGGTCAATGCCGAGCTCAACTTCGACCAGCAGGTGGTGGAACGTCACCTCTTCGAGCCCCCGGCCGACGGCGGCCAGGGCATCCTGCGGTCCATCCAGGAGCTGCAGGAAACCTTCACCGGCCGGCCCGCACCGGGCGGGGTGCCGGGGGACAGCAACATCCCCACCTACCCCCAGGTGGGCGGCGGCACCGGCGACTACCAGCGCAGCGAGCGGACGGCCAACTACGAGGTCAACCAGGTGGTCGACCGGGTGCAGGTGGCCCCGGGCGCGGTAAGGCGCCTGTCGGTGGCCGTGGTGGTCAATGGCGATCTCACCCCCGAGCGGCGGCAGGCCCTCCAGCAGGCGGTGGCCGCGGCCATCGGCAGCGACCCCCAGCGCCAGGACCAGGTCGAGGTGGTGGCCATGCCCTTCGACACCACGGTGGCCGACCGCCTGCAGCAGTCCCTGGAGGAGGAGCGGCAGGCCCGGGAAGCGACCCGGCGGATGGCCCTGCTGGCCGGCGCGGCCGGGCTGGCGCTGCTGGCCCTGGTCCTCCTGGTGGTCGCCTGGCGGCGCCGGCGGCTGGCCCGCCGGCTCCTGGAAGCACAAGCCGCCGGTCACGGGTTGCCAGCCGCGCCGGGGAGCACCGCCGGCACGGTGGCGGCCGGTCCGGCCGGGCGGGGCACCGCGGCCGTACCCGGCCCCGGCGGGCCCGTTCCGGGACCGGCCGGGGCCGCGGCGACGGGTGCCAACGGCAGGGCGGCGGAGGCCACGGTCCTCGAGCAGGTCAGCGAGCTGGTGAAGAACCAGCCGGAGCACGTGGCCCAGGTGATCCGCAGCTGGCTGGCCGAGCGGTCCGCCAACTGA
- the fliG gene encoding flagellar motor switch protein FliG, with protein MATRQVAVATAGTAAAGGTPRGGIRAPAAPVAGEVAEGLEGGIAAEPGAGAAAAGARPALREAARDLSPRRKAAILMISLGPELAARVFRYLREEEIEQLTLEIANTDRVAPEQRLAVLEECRDLALAHAYIAQGGIDYARELLVQALGHQRAAEVINRLTSTLQVRPFEFVRRADPLQILNFIQQEHPQTIALILAYLHPEQAAVVLSGLPPERRADVARRLALMERTSPELIREVERVLERKLSSVLGEEGTVAGGLQAVVQVLNNVDRGTERSIMEVLEVTDPELAEEIKKRMFVFEDIVLLDDRSLQRVLREVDLNEDLPLALKAVSEDVKQKIFRNLSQRAVEILQENLSYLGPVRLRDVEEAQQKIVNIIRRLEEEGEIVIARGGQDEVVV; from the coding sequence ATGGCGACAAGGCAGGTTGCGGTGGCAACGGCCGGCACGGCGGCGGCCGGGGGTACCCCCCGGGGTGGAATCAGGGCCCCGGCAGCGCCGGTCGCCGGGGAGGTGGCCGAGGGTCTGGAGGGCGGGATCGCGGCGGAGCCGGGGGCCGGTGCGGCGGCCGCCGGTGCCCGGCCTGCCCTCCGGGAGGCGGCCCGCGACCTGTCGCCGCGGCGCAAGGCCGCCATCCTGATGATCTCCCTGGGACCGGAGCTGGCCGCCCGGGTCTTCCGCTACCTGCGGGAGGAGGAGATCGAACAGCTCACCCTGGAGATCGCCAACACCGACCGGGTCGCTCCCGAACAGCGGCTGGCGGTGCTGGAGGAGTGCCGGGATCTGGCCCTGGCCCACGCCTACATCGCCCAGGGCGGCATCGACTATGCCAGGGAGCTGCTGGTGCAGGCCTTGGGCCACCAGCGGGCGGCGGAGGTGATCAACCGCCTCACCTCGACCCTGCAGGTCCGGCCCTTCGAGTTCGTGCGCCGGGCCGACCCGCTGCAGATCCTGAACTTCATCCAGCAGGAGCACCCCCAGACCATCGCCCTGATCCTCGCCTACCTCCATCCGGAGCAGGCCGCCGTCGTCCTCAGCGGCCTGCCGCCCGAGCGCCGGGCCGACGTGGCCCGCCGCCTGGCCCTGATGGAGCGCACCTCGCCCGAACTGATCCGCGAGGTGGAGCGGGTCCTGGAACGCAAGCTGTCGTCGGTCCTGGGCGAGGAGGGCACCGTCGCGGGCGGGCTGCAGGCTGTGGTCCAGGTGCTGAACAACGTGGACCGCGGCACCGAGCGCAGCATCATGGAGGTCCTGGAGGTCACCGATCCCGAGCTGGCCGAGGAGATCAAGAAGCGGATGTTCGTCTTCGAGGACATCGTGCTGCTGGACGACCGGTCCCTCCAGCGGGTGCTCCGGGAGGTCGACCTCAACGAGGATTTGCCCCTGGCCCTCAAGGCCGTCAGCGAGGACGTCAAGCAGAAGATCTTCCGCAACCTGTCCCAGCGGGCCGTGGAGATCCTCCAGGAAAACCTGTCGTACCTCGGGCCCGTGCGCCTCCGCGACGTGGAAGAGGCCCAGCAGAAGATCGTCAACATCATCCGCCGCCTGGAGGAAGAGGGCGAGATCGTCATCGCACGGGGTGGCCAGGATGAAGTGGTCGTCTAG
- a CDS encoding flagellar hook capping FlgD N-terminal domain-containing protein, whose amino-acid sequence MAITSSTAQAAAAAAGSGPGSAGGAAGRAGPGGPGGLAPDAFFRLLAAQLRYQDPLQPMQDTAFVAQLAQLTQLEETRALRAALSGLSALPLLGRTVEITTAQGTRTGTVTGVRMDPAAPGLMIDGQPVAWADVLALRLAGEAEPAGGPPGRPVTA is encoded by the coding sequence ATGGCCATCACCAGCAGCACGGCGCAAGCGGCGGCCGCGGCGGCGGGTTCCGGCCCGGGCAGCGCCGGCGGCGCGGCCGGCCGGGCCGGCCCGGGCGGTCCGGGCGGCCTGGCACCCGACGCCTTCTTTCGGTTGCTGGCGGCCCAGCTGCGCTATCAGGACCCGCTGCAGCCCATGCAGGACACCGCCTTTGTGGCCCAGCTGGCCCAGCTCACCCAGCTGGAGGAGACCCGGGCCCTGCGGGCGGCCCTCAGCGGGCTTTCGGCCCTGCCCCTGCTGGGCCGGACGGTGGAGATCACCACCGCCCAGGGGACCCGGACCGGCACGGTCACGGGGGTGCGGATGGATCCTGCCGCACCGGGCCTGATGATCGACGGCCAGCCCGTGGCCTGGGCCGACGTGCTGGCCCTGCGCCTGGCGGGTGAGGCGGAGCCCGCGGGCGGGCCGCCGGGGCGCCCGGTGACGGCGTGA
- the fliL gene encoding flagellar basal body-associated protein FliL — MKGKLRLLLIVVVTAVAAAAGTWWAATRAGAGEPPPPPEPVDVALEPFTTNLRDGRVVQVALVLRVAGEEAAQALEHGRTAEVRHQVYRVLRGMTAADLAGAGGMDRLQQALRAVLAGQGGGSGPGEGDPGAGSGLPAGSGPGGHAPGGGLPIQDVLITDLIVQ; from the coding sequence GTGAAAGGCAAACTCCGGTTGCTGTTGATCGTGGTGGTGACGGCGGTGGCCGCCGCTGCGGGCACCTGGTGGGCCGCCACCCGGGCGGGGGCGGGGGAGCCCCCGCCCCCGCCGGAGCCGGTGGACGTGGCCCTGGAGCCCTTTACCACCAACCTGCGGGACGGTCGGGTGGTGCAGGTGGCCCTGGTCCTCCGGGTGGCAGGGGAAGAGGCGGCCCAGGCGCTGGAGCACGGCCGCACGGCCGAGGTGCGCCATCAGGTCTACCGGGTCCTGCGCGGGATGACCGCGGCCGACCTGGCCGGAGCCGGCGGCATGGACCGGCTGCAGCAGGCGCTGCGGGCCGTCCTGGCGGGACAGGGCGGCGGGTCCGGCCCCGGGGAGGGCGACCCGGGGGCGGGGTCCGGCCTGCCTGCCGGATCCGGGCCCGGTGGACATGCCCCCGGGGGCGGGTTGCCCATTCAGGACGTGTTGATCACGGACCTGATCGTCCAGTAG